One window of Camelina sativa cultivar DH55 chromosome 4, Cs, whole genome shotgun sequence genomic DNA carries:
- the LOC104780833 gene encoding cyclin-D3-3: MALEEEEESQNAPYCVVLDGLFCEEEETEFGEEEEQQQVDLCCEEGVKKFPFLQLGLSDHDMFWDDDELSNLISKEAEEDLFKKKPSLYYDEILDDEFLVLCREKALDWIFKVKSHYGFNSLTALLAVNYFDRFITSRMFQSDKPWMSQLTAVACLSLAAKVEEIRVPLLLDFQVQEARYVFEAKTIQRMELLVLSTLEWRMHPVTAISYFDHIIRRYRFQSHQQLDFLSRCESLLLSIVPDSRFLSYSPSVLATAIMVSVIRDFKMCDEAVYQSQLMTLLKVNKAKVNKCYELVLDHSPSKKRMMNWIQQPASPIGVFDASFSSDSSNESWVVSASASVSSSPSQEPLLKRRRVQEQQMRLSSINRMFLDVLTSTSPR, encoded by the exons ATGgctttagaagaagaagaagagagtcaaaACGCACCGTATTGCGTTGTTCTCGATGGTCTCTTCTGTGAGGAGGAAGAGACTGagtttggggaagaagaagaacaacaacaagtagATTTGTGCTGCGAAGAGGGTGTCAAAAAGTTTCCGTTTTTACAACTGGGTTTGTCTGATCACGATATGTTTTGGGATGACGATGAGTTGTCGAATCTGATTTcgaaagaagcagaagaagacttgtttaaaaaaaaaccgagTCTTTATTATGACGAAATCTTAGATGATGAGTTTCTTGTTCTGTGTCGTGAAAAGGCTCTTGATTGGATTTTCAAAGTGAAATCTCATTATGGTTTTAATTCCTTGACGGCTCTTCTAGCTGTTAACTACTTCGATAGGTTTATTACTAGCAGGATGTTTCAGTCTGATAAGCCTTGGATGTCTCAGCTTACTGCTGTCGCTTGTTTGTCTTTAGCTGCTAAGGTTGAAGAGATCCGTGTTCCTTTACTCTTAGATTTCCAa gTGCAAGAGGCAAGATATGTCTTTGAGGCTAAGACTATACAGAGAATGGAGCTTCTTGTTCTGTCTACTCTTGAATGGAGGATGCATCCTGTCACTGCAATCTCGTACTTTGATCACATTATTCGACGATACCGCTTTCAATCTCATCAGCAATTGGATTTCTTGAGTAGATGTGAATCTTTGTTGCTCTCTATTGTTCCTG attCGAGGTTTCTGAGTTATAGTCCCTCTGTGTTAGCCACTGCAATAATGGTCTCTGTCATTAGAGATTTCAAGATGTGTGACGAAGCTGTATATCAATCTCAGCTCATGACTCTACTCAAAGTTAATaag GCGAAAGTAAATAAATGCTATGAGTTAGTGTTAGACCACAGTCCAAGCAAGAAAAGGATGATGAATTGGATACAACAACCGGCTAGTCCTATCGGTGTATTCGATGCATCATTCAGCTCTGATAGCTCGAATGAGTCATGGGTTGTGTCTGCTTCTGCTTCAGTCTCGTCTTCACCATCTCAAGAGCCTTTGCTCAAGAGGAGAAGAGTTCAAGAGCAGCAGATGAGGTTGTCTTCAATAAACAGAATGTTTCTCGATGTCCTTACTAGTACTAGTCCTCGCTAA